In one candidate division Zixibacteria bacterium HGW-Zixibacteria-1 genomic region, the following are encoded:
- a CDS encoding histone deacetylase — translation MEVGLITLIQEAKHPAPSGHPENALRLKPAVDFILKSDIAGDLELITPATIETDCIEMVHSRDYLRRMQDISSQGGGYLDGDTYLSKGSFYAAMETASAAIGAAEAIIRQEYRRIFMAVRPPGHHAEFDHGMGFCLINNVAVAAEYLIKKGGLKRVAIVDWDIHHGNGTQHYFYERDDLFFVSLHQYPFYPGSGAGAERGSGAGTGYTLNIPLPGGCGDEKYLHEFETKVIPGLTRYNPEFIIISCGFDSHRDDPLGGMMLTEKAFGRMTERLVDVANKHCKGMVLSILEGGYNSNANGLCLYEHLKEMQTG, via the coding sequence ATGGAAGTTGGTCTGATTACACTGATTCAGGAAGCGAAACATCCGGCGCCATCAGGTCATCCGGAAAATGCCCTTCGCCTTAAACCGGCGGTTGATTTCATATTAAAATCGGATATTGCGGGGGATTTGGAATTAATTACGCCTGCCACCATTGAAACCGACTGTATCGAAATGGTCCACAGCCGGGATTATTTAAGGCGGATGCAGGACATATCTTCCCAAGGCGGCGGGTATCTCGATGGTGATACCTATCTATCCAAAGGTTCATTTTATGCCGCCATGGAAACGGCCTCGGCGGCAATAGGCGCCGCGGAAGCCATAATTCGGCAGGAATACCGGCGGATTTTTATGGCAGTAAGGCCTCCGGGGCATCACGCCGAATTTGATCATGGAATGGGATTTTGCCTCATAAATAATGTCGCGGTGGCGGCGGAATACCTGATAAAAAAGGGTGGTCTTAAGCGGGTCGCGATTGTCGATTGGGATATTCATCACGGCAACGGCACCCAGCATTATTTTTATGAACGTGATGACCTCTTTTTTGTCTCCCTGCACCAATATCCTTTTTACCCCGGTTCGGGCGCCGGCGCCGAACGCGGTTCCGGAGCGGGAACCGGATATACTCTTAATATTCCGCTTCCCGGCGGCTGCGGCGATGAAAAATATTTGCATGAATTTGAAACTAAAGTAATTCCTGGATTGACTCGGTATAATCCGGAGTTTATAATAATATCCTGCGGATTCGATTCACATCGGGATGATCCGCTGGGTGGCATGATGCTGACGGAAAAGGCCTTCGGTCGAATGACCGAAAGACTGGTTGATGTAGCGAACAAGCATTGTAAGGGCATGGTTCTGTCGATATTGGAGGGCGGATATAACAGTAATGCCAACGGCTTGTGCCTGTATGAACATTTAAAGGAGATGCAAACGGGCTGA
- a CDS encoding DUF123 domain-containing protein — protein sequence MTECGPDSGCYQIVTRLDSPCKVRIGALGIINFETGFYIYTGRAQKGLQMRVQRHLRHRKKKFRHIDYLLEKLEIVDIFYFHGRLDECIINMDSLKSLKNARIIKKFGSSDCRCPGHLIWTDERPST from the coding sequence TTGACTGAGTGCGGGCCGGATTCCGGCTGTTATCAGATTGTGACCCGGCTGGACAGCCCATGTAAAGTCAGGATTGGCGCATTGGGAATAATAAATTTCGAAACAGGTTTTTATATTTACACCGGGCGGGCCCAAAAAGGGCTTCAGATGCGGGTGCAGCGGCATCTACGCCACCGAAAAAAGAAATTCCGGCATATTGATTATCTGCTGGAAAAACTCGAAATTGTTGATATATTTTATTTCCATGGGCGGTTGGATGAATGTATAATCAATATGGACAGTCTGAAGAGTCTGAAAAACGCCCGGATTATAAAGAAATTCGGATCATCCGACTGCCGCTGTCCGGGACATTTGATATGGACTGATGAAAGGCCCTCAACATGA
- a CDS encoding DNA-binding protein HU (histone-like DNA-binding protein): MTKEEMIAKVATDAKINKRQASDALKSFFENVTTNLKKGKKVSFVGFGTFTTSKRKARVGRNPQTGEKINIPAARVPHFRAGKALKDAVKK; encoded by the coding sequence ATGACCAAGGAAGAAATGATTGCCAAAGTCGCGACGGACGCCAAGATCAACAAACGCCAGGCGTCGGATGCCCTGAAAAGCTTCTTCGAGAATGTTACGACCAATCTGAAAAAGGGCAAAAAAGTCAGTTTCGTCGGTTTCGGCACATTTACCACCAGCAAGAGAAAAGCTCGTGTCGGCCGTAATCCGCAGACCGGTGAAAAAATTAATATTCCGGCGGCCCGTGTTCCGCATTTCCGTGCCGGCAAAGCTTTGAAGGATGCCGTCAAAAAGTAG
- the rimO gene encoding 30S ribosomal protein S12 methylthiotransferase RimO, with protein MKFYIKKLGCPKNDVDGDYIAGMLISRGLQPTNNDLEADIVIVNTCGFILPAKEESINEILNYEQQKERGQIKKLYVTGCLPQRYGDELTADMPLIDGFFGLGKIEALADAIIGNNAGGPILVRDKASELTYLSGGLRHVDTARPYDYVKIADGCDRYCSYCAIPLIRGRYRSRPMSEIIDETQMLASKGKKEIILVSQEGTGYGRDFDKGPDIPALLRKLEEVEGIEWIRLMYLHPEAVTEELIDFMTFSGKVLGYFDIPLQHINDRILSSMNRRTNRSEIENTLYKIRDKSADNIIRTTFITGFPEETEKEFGELKRFIEEFKFDRLGVFKYSSEEGTRAAGMKNQISDAVAEARQDVLMSVQQEIAFDKNIALIDKIQQVIIDEVKPDAQAVGRTKGDCPEIDQQVYIDGENLTVGDILEARVVMAEGYDLIAKAEVSGK; from the coding sequence ATGAAATTCTATATAAAAAAGCTGGGTTGTCCCAAGAACGATGTCGACGGCGACTATATCGCCGGTATGCTTATATCAAGAGGATTGCAGCCGACGAATAATGATCTGGAAGCAGATATCGTTATTGTCAACACTTGCGGTTTTATTCTTCCGGCCAAAGAAGAGTCAATCAATGAAATCCTTAATTATGAACAGCAAAAAGAGCGTGGGCAGATCAAGAAATTATATGTTACCGGCTGTCTGCCACAGAGATATGGTGATGAGCTAACAGCCGACATGCCTCTCATCGACGGTTTTTTCGGGCTGGGTAAAATCGAAGCGCTGGCTGATGCAATCATCGGCAATAATGCCGGCGGTCCCATTTTGGTCAGGGATAAGGCTTCGGAACTGACTTATCTGTCCGGCGGATTACGTCATGTGGATACCGCCAGACCTTATGATTATGTAAAAATCGCCGATGGCTGCGACCGCTATTGCTCATATTGTGCTATTCCGCTGATACGCGGTCGGTATCGAAGTCGGCCCATGAGCGAAATTATCGACGAGACGCAGATGCTTGCCTCCAAAGGTAAAAAGGAAATAATCCTGGTATCACAGGAGGGAACCGGTTACGGGCGGGATTTTGACAAGGGCCCCGACATTCCGGCACTCCTGAGGAAGCTTGAGGAGGTGGAGGGGATCGAGTGGATTCGCCTGATGTATCTTCATCCCGAGGCGGTCACCGAAGAGCTGATTGATTTTATGACATTTTCCGGGAAGGTTCTAGGCTATTTCGATATTCCATTGCAGCACATTAACGATAGAATTCTTTCATCTATGAATCGGCGGACAAATCGCTCCGAAATAGAGAATACTTTATATAAAATCAGAGATAAATCGGCGGATAATATTATTCGGACAACGTTCATTACCGGTTTTCCTGAAGAGACAGAGAAAGAATTTGGCGAATTAAAGCGGTTTATCGAGGAGTTTAAATTTGACCGGCTGGGGGTATTCAAGTATTCTTCCGAAGAGGGCACGCGGGCGGCGGGGATGAAAAATCAAATTTCCGATGCCGTGGCCGAAGCGCGCCAAGATGTCTTAATGAGTGTCCAGCAGGAGATTGCGTTTGACAAAAATATTGCCTTGATTGACAAAATTCAACAAGTTATAATTGATGAAGTTAAACCGGATGCTCAGGCTGTTGGTCGGACAAAGGGCGACTGCCCCGAAATCGACCAGCAGGTGTATATAGACGGCGAGAATCTTACGGTGGGCGACATTTTAGAGGCCCGGGTGGTTATGGCCGAGGGGTATGATTTAATCGCCAAAGCGGAGGTATCAGGAAAATGA
- the nadD gene encoding nicotinate (nicotinamide) nucleotide adenylyltransferase translates to MPPHHFIGWPRSASKNRNMPRRCRNSIVLSPFIPRMNWSLRRKSISSRFTACWRRQMFRTNLEKAGNWGIMGGIFDPIHNAHLLLAESAAAAYDLTGVLFVVSYNPPHRDQKPVASFEIRLKMVEETIKDNNVFVVSDMEKDFDRPAYTVNIIDALKIEYLDIKWHLILGADNIATFDTWYRPDELVKKVKIIVAGRPGYESLERQSKWLDKVERFEMPLMDISSTMIRRRVREGRSIRYLVPENARQTIIREGLYR, encoded by the coding sequence ATGCCGCCGCATCACTTTATCGGCTGGCCGAGATCAGCTTCAAAAAATCGGAATATGCCGAGGCGCTGTCGAAATTCAATAGTTTTATCACCGTTTATCCCGAGAATGAACTGGTCCCTAAGGCGGAAGAGTATATCGAGCAGATTCACCGCCTGCTGGAGACGGCAGATGTTTCGGACAAATCTTGAAAAGGCCGGTAACTGGGGAATTATGGGCGGGATCTTCGATCCCATCCACAATGCCCATCTTCTCCTGGCCGAGTCGGCTGCCGCCGCGTATGACCTTACCGGCGTTCTTTTCGTGGTAAGTTACAATCCGCCGCATCGCGATCAAAAACCGGTCGCTTCATTCGAAATCCGTCTTAAAATGGTCGAGGAGACGATCAAAGACAATAATGTGTTTGTTGTCTCGGATATGGAAAAAGATTTTGACCGGCCGGCCTATACGGTCAATATAATCGATGCCCTGAAAATCGAATATCTCGATATAAAATGGCATTTAATTCTCGGCGCCGATAATATCGCCACTTTTGACACTTGGTACAGGCCGGATGAACTTGTTAAAAAAGTCAAAATAATCGTAGCCGGACGACCCGGCTATGAGAGCCTGGAACGACAATCGAAATGGCTGGATAAAGTGGAACGATTTGAAATGCCGCTGATGGATATTTCCTCGACCATGATCCGCAGGAGGGTCCGAGAAGGGCGGTCGATCCGTTACCTGGTTCCGGAAAATGCCAGGCAGACAATTATTCGGGAGGGGCTGTATAGATGA
- a CDS encoding DNA polymerase I, giving the protein MNGKTLYLVDGSAIFYRAYFAFIRNPLINSKGEDTSATFGFVNSILKVIREENPDYLAVIFDTKAPTFRHKMSPEYKSTRAKMPEELIMQLPRIKEATEALELPAFEMEGFEADDIIGTLAKAGEKKGMDVWIVTGDKDMFQLVTDKVKIYNPQKGSTPPEKLDKKGVEDKFGVPPELVIDTLSLMGDASDNVKGVPGIGPKTARLLLKEFGSLDAILENPEKIKAKGVRTKIMENIESARLARKLVTIDISVPVEFSLKDMRRGKIDFDKAKKFFLEMEFNRLLEELAKLTGRLDLMLDLDDKEKVMGGSKADYICLEDIEALEKLIGALSSKKEVAVDTETTSLNALEADLVGVSLCAEAGKAYYIPIGHEDKKRNLPREKALKLLSKLLADRKVQKFGQNIKYDLEVLHRAGLDIDPVSFDTMLGSYVINPSGRQNGLNALALEHFNYSMQPITDLIGSGKKQISFAKVDVDKAAWYAAEDADYTYRLRGVLAPKIDELKLHNLYYNIEMPLIKVLASMEEAGVRVDPEYLADFSLELEKQLDKLTGEIYIEAGMEFNINSTQQLSHILFEKLNLPTKGKTAKKTGFSTDVRVLEELAGIHKLPRLILEYRQLGKLKSTYVDAIPALINPETGRVHTSFNQTIAATGRLSSTDPNLQNIPVRTEIGRRIRRAFLPRDENYRLLVADYSQIELRILAHFSDDKTLIQAFKNNEDIHARTAAEVYGVDMKKVTPEMRRAAKTANFAVIYGVSAYGLSMQSELDVAQSKEFIETYFSRYPGIKKYMEETKQFARDNGYVTTLFNRIRYLPEINAKNFQVRQFAERTAINTPIQGTAADMIKLAMIDIYGKISGMKSKMILQVHDELIFDAHKDEIDKLRNIVRDGMEKAVSLKVPIVADMGVGDNWLEAK; this is encoded by the coding sequence ATGAACGGTAAGACGCTTTATCTGGTCGATGGTTCGGCAATATTCTATCGTGCGTATTTTGCTTTTATCAGAAATCCGCTGATAAATTCGAAGGGTGAAGATACATCGGCCACATTCGGCTTTGTTAACTCGATATTGAAAGTCATCCGGGAGGAAAACCCTGACTACCTGGCGGTCATATTTGATACCAAGGCTCCGACCTTCCGGCATAAGATGTCGCCCGAATATAAATCGACCCGGGCCAAGATGCCGGAAGAACTGATTATGCAATTGCCGCGAATCAAAGAGGCCACCGAGGCGCTCGAACTGCCGGCATTTGAAATGGAAGGCTTCGAGGCAGACGATATTATCGGAACTCTGGCCAAAGCGGGCGAAAAGAAGGGCATGGATGTCTGGATCGTTACCGGCGATAAAGATATGTTTCAACTGGTCACCGATAAGGTGAAAATATACAACCCGCAGAAGGGATCAACACCGCCCGAGAAACTGGACAAAAAAGGTGTTGAAGACAAGTTCGGGGTCCCTCCGGAATTGGTTATTGATACCCTGTCTCTTATGGGTGATGCTTCGGATAATGTTAAAGGTGTTCCGGGAATCGGCCCCAAAACGGCTCGGTTGCTGCTCAAGGAATTCGGCAGCCTCGATGCTATTCTGGAAAATCCGGAAAAAATCAAGGCCAAAGGGGTCCGCACCAAGATAATGGAAAATATCGAGAGCGCCCGCCTGGCCAGAAAATTGGTTACGATCGACATATCGGTTCCGGTCGAATTTTCGCTGAAAGATATGAGAAGGGGAAAAATCGACTTCGACAAGGCCAAGAAATTTTTCCTCGAGATGGAATTCAACCGCCTGCTTGAAGAACTGGCCAAATTGACCGGGCGCCTCGATCTCATGCTGGATCTTGATGACAAGGAAAAAGTAATGGGCGGTTCAAAGGCCGATTATATCTGCCTGGAGGATATTGAAGCGCTGGAGAAATTGATCGGGGCGCTTTCCTCAAAAAAAGAAGTGGCGGTTGATACCGAGACAACTTCGCTGAATGCCCTTGAAGCTGATCTGGTGGGTGTTTCGCTTTGCGCTGAAGCCGGCAAAGCTTATTATATTCCAATCGGTCATGAAGACAAAAAACGCAATCTTCCGCGGGAGAAGGCGCTTAAATTGTTATCCAAATTACTGGCCGACCGTAAGGTTCAAAAATTCGGGCAGAATATAAAATATGATCTGGAAGTACTGCACCGGGCCGGCCTGGATATCGACCCTGTTTCTTTTGATACCATGCTGGGATCATATGTAATCAATCCATCGGGCCGCCAGAATGGTCTCAATGCACTGGCCCTGGAGCATTTCAATTACAGTATGCAGCCGATTACCGATCTGATCGGATCGGGCAAAAAACAGATTTCGTTTGCCAAGGTTGATGTCGATAAAGCGGCCTGGTATGCCGCCGAAGATGCCGATTATACGTACCGGTTGCGCGGTGTTCTGGCGCCGAAAATCGATGAGTTGAAACTGCACAATCTTTATTACAATATCGAAATGCCCCTGATAAAAGTGCTGGCCTCGATGGAAGAGGCCGGCGTCAGGGTCGATCCGGAGTACCTGGCCGATTTTTCACTGGAACTGGAGAAGCAGCTTGATAAACTGACAGGGGAGATTTATATCGAAGCCGGGATGGAGTTTAACATCAATTCCACACAGCAGTTGTCGCATATTCTATTCGAGAAGCTGAATCTTCCCACCAAGGGAAAAACGGCCAAGAAAACCGGTTTTTCGACCGATGTTCGCGTTCTTGAGGAGTTGGCCGGAATTCACAAGCTCCCGCGTCTGATTCTTGAATACCGGCAGCTTGGAAAGCTGAAAAGCACTTATGTTGATGCTATTCCGGCCCTGATAAATCCTGAAACCGGCCGGGTTCATACCTCGTTTAACCAGACCATTGCCGCTACCGGCAGGCTTTCATCGACTGATCCCAATCTTCAGAATATCCCGGTGCGAACCGAAATCGGCCGCAGAATAAGAAGGGCCTTTCTGCCGCGCGACGAAAATTACCGGCTGCTGGTGGCCGATTATTCACAGATCGAGCTGCGGATACTTGCACATTTTTCCGACGATAAGACGCTGATCCAGGCTTTCAAGAACAATGAGGACATTCATGCCCGAACAGCTGCCGAGGTGTATGGTGTCGATATGAAGAAAGTGACACCGGAGATGCGGCGCGCCGCCAAAACCGCCAATTTTGCGGTCATTTATGGGGTCAGCGCCTATGGGCTTTCGATGCAGTCGGAACTGGATGTGGCTCAATCCAAAGAATTTATTGAGACCTATTTTTCACGCTATCCCGGAATCAAAAAATATATGGAAGAAACCAAACAATTTGCGCGGGATAATGGATATGTGACGACGTTATTCAATCGAATCAGGTATCTGCCCGAAATTAACGCCAAAAATTTCCAGGTGCGCCAGTTTGCCGAAAGGACCGCCATAAACACGCCGATACAGGGCACCGCCGCCGACATGATTAAATTGGCCATGATTGATATTTATGGAAAAATATCCGGGATGAAATCGAAGATGATTCTGCAGGTGCATGATGAATTGATTTTCGACGCACACAAAGACGAGATAGATAAGTTGCGAAATATTGTAAGAGACGGCATGGAAAAAGCGGTTAGCTTAAAGGTCCCGATTGTGGCCGATATGGGGGTCGGCGACAACTGGCTGGAAGCGAAATAG
- a CDS encoding dephospho-CoA kinase, translated as MLIGITGQIGSGKTEAAKIFAKYGAYVISADKIGRDVVENSPVVLKKLIRAFGQEILTPSGKLRRKYLARLAFADSNHKDKLNRIVHPVLLKELGRQSRAALKKYKIVIIDAALLLDWGWDKMVDLTIVVHSTDRAKISRLVEKGYTMEEAKMRLRSQLKLAEFRARADIIIQNNKSLSSLELRIKKILQNVIPKRVDC; from the coding sequence ATGCTGATAGGTATCACCGGACAAATCGGGTCAGGGAAGACCGAAGCGGCGAAGATTTTCGCCAAATACGGAGCCTATGTCATATCGGCCGACAAGATAGGCCGGGATGTGGTCGAAAACAGCCCTGTCGTTCTGAAAAAGCTTATCAGGGCATTTGGGCAAGAAATACTGACTCCTTCCGGTAAATTAAGAAGAAAATACCTGGCTCGTCTGGCCTTTGCCGACAGCAACCATAAGGATAAGCTCAATCGTATCGTCCATCCGGTTCTCCTGAAGGAACTTGGACGTCAAAGCAGGGCAGCTCTTAAGAAGTATAAAATTGTCATAATTGATGCGGCCCTGCTGCTGGATTGGGGTTGGGATAAAATGGTTGACTTGACTATTGTCGTTCATTCCACGGACAGGGCCAAAATTTCCCGTCTGGTAGAAAAAGGATATACCATGGAGGAGGCAAAAATGCGGCTGCGTTCGCAGTTGAAATTGGCCGAATTCAGGGCTCGTGCCGACATAATAATACAAAACAATAAATCTCTTAGTTCTCTTGAACTTAGAATAAAGAAAATCCTTCAAAATGTCATCCCGAAAAGGGTTGACTGTTGA
- a CDS encoding transketolase, which translates to MPLIDSKSGSIIKEYSIDELKKMANRMRGLDMISLCSAKSGHSGGTLSMMDILAVLYLKIARHDPKNPSWIGRDRIIWSAGHKAPALYVSLAVSGYFAETELAKLRMLGSPLQGHPHHKDLPGVEISSGSLGQGMSVGVGIALAARLNKSDHRVFTITSDGEHQEGSIWEAAMEAGNFKLNNFINILDLNRLQIDGYTKDVQCLDPIADKYRAFNWNVIEVDGHDIPALVKAFEAACNSKDKPTLILAHTIKGKGVSFMEDVAGWHGKPPNQEEMKKALAELGLSDAFDIDKFFKVGSDHQAEVEKRLEAKLPKFSNNFWWNKQPNMKTEMDPTRKGLGRALDQYGDDERIVCIGADISDSITISDFYKNHPERKNRWISVGVAEQGGTTVAAGLAKEGKIPVFGTYGVFSSARNLDQLRVSVCYADFNVLIVGAHGGVSVGPDGATHQELEALFQMCGLPNMRVGVPIDSVETKKMTHAMLFDIVGPKYIRFAREATPIVSDDKTPFKFGVANIYRFRGEKEMFKDAFDIKLSTDYVNENEDLTIISCGPEAAESLRAAWILKKDYNIETRVINMHTVKPLDKEAIVKAARETGAIITAEEHQIGGLGNLVAAAVLDGASSDGKLLPFGMVGVKDRFGESGMPWQLIKEFEVAAEHIADKARKLLNLG; encoded by the coding sequence ATGCCGCTTATAGACTCAAAATCCGGCAGTATTATCAAAGAATACTCGATAGATGAGTTGAAGAAAATGGCCAATCGCATGCGCGGATTGGATATGATTTCATTATGTTCGGCCAAATCCGGGCATTCGGGCGGGACACTCTCGATGATGGACATCCTCGCTGTTCTGTATTTGAAAATCGCCCGGCATGATCCGAAAAATCCATCATGGATCGGCCGCGACCGCATCATCTGGTCGGCCGGTCACAAGGCTCCGGCCCTGTATGTTTCTCTGGCGGTTTCGGGATATTTCGCCGAAACGGAACTGGCTAAGTTGAGAATGCTCGGCTCCCCTTTGCAGGGGCATCCGCATCACAAAGATTTACCCGGCGTGGAGATTTCATCGGGATCTCTCGGTCAGGGGATGTCGGTTGGTGTCGGAATTGCCCTGGCCGCCAGGCTGAATAAAAGCGACCATCGTGTCTTTACCATAACATCGGACGGCGAGCATCAGGAAGGTTCGATATGGGAAGCGGCGATGGAAGCGGGAAACTTCAAGCTCAATAATTTCATAAATATCCTTGATCTCAATCGCCTGCAAATAGACGGTTATACCAAGGATGTACAATGTCTGGACCCGATTGCGGACAAGTATCGCGCCTTCAACTGGAACGTCATTGAAGTTGACGGCCATGATATTCCGGCGCTTGTAAAGGCTTTTGAAGCTGCCTGTAATTCAAAGGATAAACCGACGTTGATACTGGCGCACACGATCAAGGGCAAAGGGGTCAGCTTTATGGAAGATGTGGCCGGCTGGCACGGCAAGCCGCCGAATCAGGAAGAAATGAAGAAGGCCCTGGCCGAGCTGGGATTATCGGATGCCTTCGATATCGATAAATTCTTCAAAGTCGGCAGTGATCACCAGGCCGAAGTTGAGAAACGTCTTGAGGCGAAACTGCCCAAATTCTCCAATAATTTCTGGTGGAACAAGCAGCCCAATATGAAAACCGAAATGGATCCGACCCGTAAAGGTCTGGGCCGGGCTCTTGATCAATATGGTGATGATGAGCGCATCGTCTGCATCGGGGCCGATATTTCCGATTCAATCACGATCTCCGATTTTTACAAAAATCATCCGGAAAGAAAAAATCGCTGGATTTCTGTCGGTGTCGCCGAGCAGGGCGGGACAACCGTTGCGGCCGGGCTGGCCAAAGAAGGGAAGATTCCGGTTTTTGGCACCTATGGCGTCTTCTCATCGGCCCGAAATTTGGATCAATTGCGTGTCTCAGTTTGCTATGCCGACTTTAATGTCCTTATTGTCGGCGCCCATGGTGGTGTTTCGGTTGGTCCGGACGGAGCGACCCATCAGGAACTGGAAGCCCTTTTCCAGATGTGCGGTCTGCCCAATATGCGCGTGGGAGTACCGATTGATTCCGTGGAGACGAAGAAAATGACGCATGCCATGCTTTTCGATATTGTCGGTCCGAAATACATCCGGTTCGCCCGCGAGGCCACGCCGATTGTCTCGGATGATAAGACGCCATTTAAATTCGGGGTGGCCAATATTTATCGTTTCCGCGGCGAGAAAGAGATGTTCAAGGACGCCTTTGATATCAAACTTTCAACCGATTATGTCAATGAAAATGAGGACCTGACGATTATATCATGCGGTCCCGAAGCGGCCGAATCGCTGCGGGCCGCCTGGATTCTTAAGAAGGACTATAATATCGAGACCCGCGTCATCAATATGCACACCGTCAAGCCGCTGGATAAAGAAGCCATCGTGAAAGCCGCCCGTGAAACCGGGGCAATCATTACTGCCGAGGAACATCAAATCGGGGGGCTGGGCAATCTGGTGGCCGCGGCTGTCCTGGATGGAGCTTCATCAGACGGGAAATTGCTGCCGTTCGGTATGGTCGGCGTGAAGGATCGCTTTGGTGAATCGGGTATGCCGTGGCAGTTGATTAAGGAATTCGAAGTTGCCGCGGAGCATATCGCCGATAAGGCCAGGAAACTTTTGAACCTGGGTTAA
- a CDS encoding aspartate aminotransferase, which produces MKFAERMKRLGTETAFEVLVRAKQLEAKGKDVVHLEIGEPDFATPRYITDAAIKALNDGYTHYNPAPGYPEVRKIISDEINRTRGIKTKPEQVVITPGGKPIMFFVIYALVDAGDEVIYPNPGFPIYESLINFVNAKPVPIPLREENDFRLDVKELKSLVTPKTKLMIINSPQNPTGGVLTHDDLEEIVRIAVENDIWILSDEIYSRIIYEARFESLTQFPGAQERTVILDGMSKTYAMTGWRLGYGVMNEALAAAVARLQTNCTSCTAAFSQIAMGAAITGPQGESEKMVAEFKKRRDVIVDGLNGIDGITCRRPLGAFYVFPNIKALGKTSKQMEELLLEEYGVAALAGTSFGKYGEGYLRFSYANSVENIKKAIARVAEAAMKIG; this is translated from the coding sequence ATGAAGTTCGCAGAACGCATGAAGCGGCTTGGAACCGAGACGGCTTTTGAAGTTCTGGTCAGAGCCAAACAGCTCGAAGCCAAGGGTAAGGATGTAGTGCATCTTGAAATCGGTGAGCCCGATTTCGCTACGCCCCGGTATATTACCGATGCCGCGATCAAGGCTCTGAATGATGGATACACCCATTATAACCCGGCCCCGGGTTATCCGGAAGTTCGCAAAATCATCTCCGACGAGATCAATCGAACCCGCGGAATTAAGACGAAACCGGAGCAGGTGGTTATCACCCCCGGCGGCAAGCCGATAATGTTTTTTGTTATTTATGCACTGGTTGATGCCGGCGATGAAGTCATTTACCCCAATCCCGGGTTCCCCATTTATGAATCGCTGATAAATTTCGTCAATGCCAAACCGGTGCCGATTCCGCTCCGGGAGGAAAATGATTTCAGGCTGGATGTCAAAGAACTTAAGTCGCTGGTGACTCCAAAAACGAAATTGATGATTATCAATTCGCCCCAGAATCCGACCGGCGGCGTCTTGACGCATGACGATCTCGAGGAAATTGTCCGTATCGCCGTGGAAAATGATATCTGGATTCTCTCGGACGAGATTTACTCCCGCATCATTTATGAGGCCAGATTTGAATCTTTGACGCAATTTCCGGGCGCGCAGGAACGTACGGTCATCCTGGACGGCATGTCCAAAACGTATGCCATGACCGGCTGGCGCCTGGGATACGGTGTCATGAATGAAGCGCTGGCGGCCGCGGTGGCCCGCCTGCAGACAAACTGCACGTCGTGTACGGCGGCCTTTTCGCAAATCGCCATGGGCGCCGCGATCACCGGCCCTCAGGGAGAATCCGAGAAAATGGTGGCGGAATTCAAGAAACGGCGCGATGTCATCGTGGATGGTCTTAATGGCATAGATGGTATCACCTGCAGGAGACCTCTTGGTGCATTCTATGTTTTTCCCAATATCAAGGCGCTGGGGAAAACTTCGAAGCAGATGGAGGAGTTGCTTCTTGAAGAATATGGCGTCGCGGCTCTGGCGGGGACATCATTCGGGAAGTACGGCGAAGGGTATCTTCGTTTTTCCTACGCGAATTCGGTCGAAAACATCAAAAAAGCAATTGCGAGAGTGGCCGAAGCCGCGATGAAAATTGGCTGA